In Zonotrichia leucophrys gambelii isolate GWCS_2022_RI chromosome 8, RI_Zleu_2.0, whole genome shotgun sequence, one genomic interval encodes:
- the GNG12 gene encoding guanine nucleotide-binding protein G(I)/G(S)/G(O) subunit gamma-12: MSGKTATTSNNIAQARRTVQQLRIEASIERIKVSKASADLMLYCEEHAKKDPLLMGIPASENPFKDKKTCILL; encoded by the exons ATGTCAGGCAAAACAGCCACCACGAGCAACAACATCGCGCAGGCCCGCAGGACCGTGCAGCAGCTGCGCATCGAGGCCTCCATCGAGAGGATAAAG gtgTCCAAGGCCTCGGCTGACCTGATGCTGTACTGTGAGGAGCACGCCAAGAAGGATCCCCTGCTGATGGGCATCCCAGCCTCCGAGAACCCCTTCAAGGACAAGAAAACCTGCATTTTGTTATAG